In the Streptomyces cinnamoneus genome, AACAGCACGCCGTCGAGGCCGGGGTGTTTCTCCAGCAGACTCGCCAGGACGTGCCCCTGACCGCCGCCGATGTCCGCGACCGACGTCACCCCGCGCAGATCGAGCAGCTCGGCGACGTCCCGCGCCGACTGCTCGCTCGACGTCGTCATCGCCCGGTTGAAGACGTACGCGGACTCCGGCGCGTCCTCGTTGAGGTACGTGAAGAACTCCCGGTCGTACACGTCCTCGAAGACGTTGCGGCCGGAACGCACCGCCTCGTCGAGCCGGGGCCACACGTCCCAGGTCCACGGCTCGGTGCACCACAGCGCGATGTAGCGCAGGCTGCGCGGGTCGTCCTCGCGCAGCAGCCGGGACATCTCGGTGTGGGCGAAGGTGCCGTCGGGCTCCTCCTTGAAGACGCCCTGGCAGGACAGCGCGCGCAGCAGCCGGCGCAGCGTCCGCGGTTCGGTCTCCACCGCGGCCGCGAGGTCCTCCGCGGTCATGGGCGTGTCGCCGAGGGCGTCGGCGACGCCCAGGCGGGCGGCCGCGCGGATGGCGGCGGCGCACGCCGCGCCGAAGACGAGTTCCCTCAGCCGCATGGGCGGCGGGGGAGCCGGATCGAGGATCGTCATCTTTCGCCTTGCCTTTGCTGTCGTGCCGCGTGAGTGGGCGGACGGGGAGCGGAAGCGGAGGAAGCGGGCGACGCGGGGTGCGGCCGGCACAGGCCCGAGGGCTCGGAGCGGGTACAGGTGTTGCCGCGGAAGGTGTTGCCCGTGCCGGTGTCCCGGTTGGCGAGGTCGGCGGTGCCGTTGCGCAGCACCACGTTGTCGTGGATCTTGTTGCGCTCGTTGTGGGCGCCCACGAAGCTCTTGAACAGCACGATGCCGCCCGACAGTGGCGAGGACCCCACGTTGCCGACGACCCGGTTGTACGTGACGAGCGTCTGCTCGGCGCCGGTGAGGACGATGCCCGAACCCTGTAGGGAGGGCAGGCGGGGCGTCTTCGGGCACAGCTTGTTGTTCTCGTGGATGTTGTTGCGGCGCAGGGTCATCGCCCCGGCGCGCGGCGAGTTCTCGTCGCCCACCACGAAGAGGGCCGCGCAGTTGGCCGTCGCCTCGTTGTGCTCCACGGTCAGGTTGCGCAGGCGCCGCACCGTGATGCCGATCCGGTTGCCGGAGACACGGTTGTGGCTGACGACTGTGCCCTTGGTGTCGGCGGCCCCCTCCTCCTTGTCCATGGTGTTGGACAGGAAGAGCCCGGCGTCCCCGTTGTTGCGGGCGGTGTTCTGGAGCAACGAGCTGCGCAGTGACCGCTCCTGGGCGATGCCCCAGGTGCCGTTCTTCTCCGCGGTGACCTGCTGAACCGTCAGCCGGTCGG is a window encoding:
- a CDS encoding methyltransferase, giving the protein MTILDPAPPPPMRLRELVFGAACAAAIRAAARLGVADALGDTPMTAEDLAAAVETEPRTLRRLLRALSCQGVFKEEPDGTFAHTEMSRLLREDDPRSLRYIALWCTEPWTWDVWPRLDEAVRSGRNVFEDVYDREFFTYLNEDAPESAYVFNRAMTTSSEQSARDVAELLDLRGVTSVADIGGGQGHVLASLLEKHPGLDGVLFDLPAVVGNADPRLRDGGALASRVRIVPGDCREDLPVRADVYIIKNILEWDDDSTRRTLANIRKVARAGARVVVIENLVDDTPSMRFTTAMDLLLLLNVGGAKHTRQSMVDRLTGAGLVVGEIRPVNAYLHAFECTVPA
- a CDS encoding right-handed parallel beta-helix repeat-containing protein — protein: MATRHIALLACGAALAAAPPGAAVPSTHGGSVHRVRPGQSIQKAVDAARPGDTILLSPGTYRESVRISTSRLTLRGSGPSSTVLVPAGATGTGTGPCAAAGHGVCVAGSAGRPVANVSVRSLTLRGFAKNGLWASWTDRLTVQQVTAEKNGTWGIAQERSLRSSLLQNTARNNGDAGLFLSNTMDKEEGAADTKGTVVSHNRVSGNRIGITVRRLRNLTVEHNEATANCAALFVVGDENSPRAGAMTLRRNNIHENNKLCPKTPRLPSLQGSGIVLTGAEQTLVTYNRVVGNVGSSPLSGGIVLFKSFVGAHNERNKIHDNVVLRNGTADLANRDTGTGNTFRGNTCTRSEPSGLCRPHPASPASSASAPRPPTHAARQQRQGER